Proteins encoded within one genomic window of Acinetobacter sp. YWS30-1:
- a CDS encoding TonB-dependent siderophore receptor has protein sequence MSYIKSRKKIVSSAIVSSLSFASAHTIAQENVVQLETIHQEVQAEPVPGLKVDQSANSKFVAPLLDTPKSVVVIPQQLIEDTQVTTLADALRTVPGITLGAGEGGNPNGDRPFIRGYNSESSMYVDGVRNSTSQNREMFAIEQVEVTKGSASAMGGAGTTGGSINMISKVAKKGDALEGSVAGGTDMYARITLDANKDFGNGMATRIAVMGHQNEKAGQHDGAEYKRAGIAPSFSFGLDSATRGTFSYYYLRTDDIPDSGIPYNNPFAATNANVALNGNGKPIDVKAGQYYGWKDRDFQKQENQIGTLKLEHNLNDNLTLSNTAVFNRSKNDYLWTNPDDSRGNFILNGNVWARANSRIADTDTFTDLLALTGKFDTGAIQHSFNLGAEYSNQDTERTQYIINGLNATGSSFAACGTSANVALGWCTSVDNPDRGAWTGTISTDGADRYGIETKSKSIYLLDSIELHPQWILDLGVRWDDYKTQQTLTYGRFNNAVTGANNTPITAVPGDQLTLENEEDFFNYQAGLVFKPRENGSIYVSYATSSNPVGIDGGDGSESISAAIENLKAEKVRTMELGTKWDLLEDELNLTAAIFRTEKTNTRATDADGTTRNIGETRVDGIELGINGNVTEKWAISAGYTYLDSELIDGGFENIGTTADPIYVPSSNNGNRVQNVAENSATLWTTYQVMPQLTLGAGAVAMDKIYGNAANTKFVPGYVRYDAMARYQVNSNVDLQLNINNLSDTRYFTKAYSSHYATEAEGISAVLGLHFKY, from the coding sequence ATGAGTTATATAAAATCTCGTAAAAAAATAGTTTCTTCAGCCATCGTTTCTTCCCTTTCTTTTGCATCTGCACACACGATTGCACAAGAAAATGTGGTGCAGCTTGAGACCATTCATCAGGAAGTACAAGCTGAACCCGTGCCGGGTCTAAAAGTCGATCAGTCAGCCAATAGCAAGTTTGTTGCGCCACTCCTGGATACGCCAAAATCTGTGGTCGTGATTCCCCAACAACTGATTGAAGATACGCAGGTCACTACGCTGGCTGATGCTTTGCGTACCGTACCAGGTATTACTTTAGGCGCAGGTGAAGGCGGCAATCCGAATGGGGACCGGCCTTTTATTCGAGGCTATAACTCGGAAAGTTCGATGTACGTCGATGGCGTACGAAATTCGACTTCACAAAACCGAGAAATGTTTGCCATTGAGCAGGTCGAAGTTACCAAAGGTTCTGCTTCTGCCATGGGCGGTGCGGGCACTACGGGTGGCAGTATTAATATGATCTCCAAAGTGGCGAAAAAGGGAGATGCGCTGGAAGGCTCTGTTGCGGGTGGTACAGATATGTATGCACGTATCACTCTGGATGCTAACAAGGACTTCGGCAATGGCATGGCGACTCGTATCGCGGTCATGGGCCACCAGAATGAAAAAGCGGGTCAACATGACGGTGCTGAATATAAACGTGCTGGTATTGCACCCAGCTTCAGTTTCGGCCTGGACAGCGCAACGCGTGGTACTTTCAGTTATTACTATCTAAGAACTGATGATATTCCAGACTCTGGCATTCCCTATAACAATCCATTTGCAGCGACCAATGCCAATGTCGCTTTAAATGGCAATGGGAAACCAATTGATGTGAAAGCTGGCCAATACTATGGCTGGAAAGATCGTGATTTCCAGAAACAGGAAAACCAGATTGGTACCCTTAAATTGGAACATAACCTGAATGACAATCTAACTCTGAGTAATACGGCGGTATTTAACCGCTCTAAAAATGATTATCTCTGGACCAACCCCGATGATTCACGTGGGAACTTCATTTTGAATGGCAATGTCTGGGCGCGGGCCAATTCACGTATCGCAGATACCGATACCTTTACTGACCTACTGGCTTTAACAGGCAAATTTGATACTGGTGCTATTCAACACAGCTTTAACCTAGGTGCAGAATATTCAAATCAGGATACCGAACGTACCCAATATATTATTAATGGTCTGAATGCTACTGGAAGCTCTTTTGCGGCCTGTGGTACTTCTGCCAATGTGGCCTTAGGTTGGTGTACTTCTGTAGACAATCCAGACCGGGGCGCCTGGACGGGGACAATTAGCACAGATGGTGCGGACCGTTATGGTATCGAGACCAAATCAAAGTCGATCTACTTACTGGACAGTATCGAATTGCATCCACAATGGATTCTGGATCTGGGTGTACGTTGGGATGATTATAAAACCCAGCAAACCTTGACCTATGGACGATTCAATAATGCGGTGACAGGTGCAAACAATACGCCGATTACCGCCGTTCCAGGTGATCAGCTGACCCTCGAAAATGAAGAAGACTTTTTTAATTATCAGGCAGGTCTAGTCTTTAAGCCAAGAGAAAATGGCAGTATTTATGTCAGCTATGCCACTTCCTCAAATCCGGTCGGTATCGATGGCGGTGATGGCTCTGAAAGTATTAGCGCAGCTATTGAAAATTTAAAAGCTGAAAAAGTTCGCACCATGGAACTGGGAACTAAATGGGATCTTCTGGAAGATGAACTGAATCTGACGGCTGCCATTTTCCGTACTGAAAAGACCAATACCCGCGCCACCGATGCTGATGGCACCACCCGTAATATTGGTGAGACCCGTGTCGATGGGATTGAGCTGGGTATCAATGGAAATGTCACCGAGAAATGGGCAATTTCCGCAGGCTATACCTATTTGGATAGTGAACTGATTGATGGTGGCTTTGAAAATATTGGAACTACAGCAGATCCCATCTATGTACCAAGCTCGAACAATGGCAATCGGGTTCAGAACGTAGCAGAAAACAGTGCAACCCTATGGACGACCTATCAGGTCATGCCTCAACTGACATTGGGTGCCGGTGCTGTGGCAATGGATAAAATTTATGGCAATGCCGCCAATACCAAATTTGTTCCCGGTTATGTGCGTTACGATGCCATGGCACGTTATCAGGTGAACTCCAATGTAGATTTACAGCTGAATATCAATAACCTGTCCGATACGCGTTATTTTACCAAAGCCTATTCTTCCCACTATGCCACTGAAGCAGAAGGCATCAGTGCCGTTTTAGGCCTGCATTTTAAATACTGA
- a CDS encoding alpha-hydroxy acid oxidase, translating to MSREPMAPLTQIPAYLQTIADYEVEAEKHLSSMVWNYLQGGSMDEISVQDNLQQFQDIQLLPRMLKDLTQGSTELEMFGQKFPHPIFLAPIGHQQQFHPEAEAASALAAEVMGSNMILSTFTNTDMRALKQDNPRKWFQLYWQGDREKSLALIKMAEAHNYTALVITVDSPHTGIRDRERRAFFHLPEGMQHPHTPTHIPLPELKEGDHPVFNGLMKIAPTWEDIAWMVQQTHLPVILKGIVHPQDAQLAIQHGVKGLIISNHGGRVLDTCISPLIALQLIKKVVPADFPLLYDGGIRRGSDVFKAIALGASAVLIGRPYIYGLATAGALGVAHVIKILKEEFEIIMALMGTATVADIQPSCLFRGID from the coding sequence ATGTCACGTGAACCAATGGCGCCATTAACCCAGATCCCGGCCTACCTACAAACCATCGCCGATTATGAGGTCGAAGCAGAAAAACATCTCTCCAGTATGGTCTGGAACTATCTGCAAGGTGGCTCCATGGATGAAATCAGTGTCCAGGATAATTTACAGCAGTTTCAGGATATTCAGCTTCTGCCACGTATGCTGAAAGATCTGACCCAAGGCAGTACTGAACTTGAAATGTTCGGACAGAAATTTCCGCATCCGATTTTTTTGGCACCGATTGGACATCAGCAGCAGTTTCATCCTGAAGCCGAAGCCGCTTCTGCACTTGCGGCAGAAGTGATGGGCAGCAATATGATTCTCAGTACGTTTACCAATACCGATATGCGCGCATTGAAACAGGACAATCCACGCAAATGGTTTCAGCTGTATTGGCAAGGGGATCGGGAAAAATCTTTAGCTTTGATCAAAATGGCTGAAGCGCATAATTATACGGCGCTAGTGATTACGGTAGATTCACCGCATACTGGCATCCGCGATCGTGAACGTCGTGCTTTTTTCCATTTACCGGAAGGCATGCAACATCCGCATACACCTACCCATATTCCCCTACCAGAATTAAAGGAAGGTGATCATCCTGTCTTTAACGGACTAATGAAAATTGCCCCAACTTGGGAAGATATTGCCTGGATGGTACAGCAGACTCACTTACCTGTGATTCTGAAAGGCATTGTGCATCCTCAGGATGCCCAGCTGGCGATTCAGCATGGGGTAAAAGGCCTGATCATTTCCAATCATGGCGGTCGCGTGCTGGATACCTGCATTTCTCCTCTCATTGCCTTACAGCTGATTAAAAAGGTGGTGCCAGCAGATTTTCCTCTGCTCTATGATGGCGGCATCCGTCGTGGATCGGATGTATTCAAGGCAATTGCCCTAGGTGCTTCTGCTGTCCTGATTGGCCGTCCTTATATTTATGGTCTGGCGACTGCCGGAGCTTTGGGCGTAGCGCATGTGATCAAAATCCTGAAAGAAGAATTTGAGATTATCATGGCCTTAATGGGAACAGCGACCGTGGCAGATATTCAACCGAGCTGTCTATTTAGGGGAATTGATTAA
- the leuA gene encoding 2-isopropylmalate synthase, giving the protein MMLADPSKKYRRMYQRVDLPDRQWPNNEITKAPIWMSTDLRDGNQAIFEPMNIEQKFKMFQMLVKIGFKHIEIGFPSASQIDFDFTRKLIEEGHIPDDVYIEVLVQARDHLIARTFESLQGAKRAIVHIYNSNSPTFRQKVLNVDVEGAKQLAINAAQKVKEYAAKQPETEFVFQYSPECFSATELEVAKDVCDAVTEIWEASPENKVILNLPATVEVSTPNVYADQVEWMHRNIERRDGVIISVHCHNDRGCGIAASELAIMAGADRVEGCVFGNGERTGNVDVAAIALNMYTQGVAPNLDFSNINEIIATVEECTGLPVHPRHPYAGDLVFTAFSGSHQDAIKKGFEFQKNEEIWDMPYLPIDPKDLGRDYDAVIRVNSQSGKGGIAYLLESNYNVTLPRRLQIEFSQIVQQKTDEDGTEISAQAIWSLFKETYVAAKDAHYSAKNYKLSDENGNQVIELDIEVNGETQHLRGEGNGPISAILDALQLPIDVLNYEERSISSGAHAKALALVELQVKGTGKSAFGAGVHDNIVTSSIEAIIACTNRLIDQDVLSTEQVIAAAV; this is encoded by the coding sequence ATGATGTTGGCTGATCCAAGTAAAAAATACCGTCGCATGTATCAACGTGTGGACTTACCAGACCGTCAATGGCCGAATAATGAAATTACTAAAGCGCCAATCTGGATGAGTACTGACCTGCGTGATGGTAACCAGGCGATCTTCGAGCCAATGAACATTGAGCAGAAGTTCAAAATGTTCCAGATGTTGGTAAAAATCGGTTTCAAACATATTGAAATCGGCTTCCCGTCTGCCTCTCAAATTGATTTCGACTTCACTCGTAAATTGATTGAAGAAGGTCATATTCCGGATGACGTCTACATCGAAGTATTGGTTCAGGCACGTGACCATTTAATTGCACGTACTTTTGAATCTTTACAAGGTGCGAAACGCGCAATCGTGCATATCTACAACTCTAACTCTCCAACCTTCCGTCAAAAAGTGTTGAACGTAGACGTTGAAGGTGCAAAACAGTTAGCGATAAATGCAGCGCAAAAAGTGAAAGAATACGCAGCAAAACAGCCTGAAACTGAATTTGTCTTCCAGTACAGTCCTGAATGTTTCTCTGCAACTGAATTAGAAGTTGCCAAAGATGTCTGCGACGCTGTGACTGAAATCTGGGAAGCATCTCCAGAAAACAAAGTGATCTTGAACTTGCCAGCCACTGTCGAAGTCTCTACACCAAACGTATATGCCGATCAGGTGGAATGGATGCACCGTAACATCGAGCGTCGTGACGGCGTGATCATTTCAGTTCACTGCCATAATGACCGTGGCTGTGGGATTGCAGCGTCTGAATTAGCAATTATGGCCGGTGCTGACCGTGTTGAAGGTTGTGTATTCGGTAATGGTGAGCGTACCGGTAACGTGGACGTAGCGGCAATTGCCTTGAACATGTATACCCAGGGTGTTGCGCCAAACTTGGATTTCTCGAACATCAACGAAATCATTGCGACTGTTGAAGAATGTACGGGCTTGCCAGTCCACCCACGTCATCCATATGCGGGTGACTTGGTGTTCACAGCATTCTCTGGTTCACACCAGGATGCAATCAAAAAAGGTTTCGAATTCCAGAAAAACGAAGAAATCTGGGATATGCCATACTTGCCGATCGATCCGAAAGACTTGGGCCGTGACTATGACGCTGTCATTCGCGTGAACTCACAGTCTGGTAAAGGCGGTATCGCTTACTTGTTAGAATCGAACTACAACGTGACCTTGCCACGTCGTTTACAGATCGAATTCTCGCAAATCGTGCAGCAAAAAACTGATGAAGATGGTACTGAGATTTCAGCACAAGCGATCTGGAGCTTGTTCAAAGAGACGTATGTTGCCGCGAAAGATGCTCATTACTCTGCCAAAAACTACAAATTGTCAGATGAAAATGGCAATCAGGTCATTGAGCTGGATATTGAAGTCAATGGTGAAACCCAGCACTTACGTGGTGAAGGTAACGGTCCGATCTCTGCAATCTTGGATGCTTTACAATTGCCAATCGATGTCTTGAACTATGAAGAACGTAGCATCAGCTCAGGTGCACATGCCAAAGCCTTGGCATTGGTTGAACTTCAAGTAAAAGGCACAGGTAAATCTGCCTTTGGTGCGGGCGTGCATGACAACATCGTGACCTCTTCGATTGAAGCAATTATTGCATGTACCAACCGTCTGATCGATCAGGATGTGTTAAGCACTGAACAGGTGATTGCTGCTGCCGTCTAA
- a CDS encoding TonB-dependent receptor has protein sequence MSFIKSRKKLVSSAIASSLSIVTVNAVADENVVKLETIHQEVKAEQTPSLKVDNSANKKFVAPLLDTPKSVSVISKQLIEDTQVTTLSDALRTVPGITLGAGEGGNPNGDRPFIRGYNSESSMYVDGVRSATSQNREMFAVEQVEVTKGSSSAMGGAGTTGGSINMISKVAKAGDSLEGSIAQGTDNYQRITLDGNKDFGNGIAARIAMMGHQNEKAGQKDGAEYKRVGIAPSISFGLDTPTRGTLSYYYLKSDDTPDAGVPYNYDKDKKATVGKPIDVKQGIYYGLLNRDFQKQENQIGTLKLEHDLTDDLTLSNTAIYSKSKNDYLWTQPDDSKGNVLNDKVWRRINSRITDTETFSDQLSLAGKFNTGALKHSFNTGVEYSKQESDKGNYSTTYPGYPDSTTGGFNSDCANNDAWCTSLTNPNSRDQWLGARTANRATTTTTTETASIYLLDNIELNPQWLLDLGLRWDDFDTKQKTNASGETISSDADFFTYQAGLTFKPRENGSIYTSFATSANPVGVDSGDGSEGIAENYSNLDPEESRTFEIGTKWDLFNDKLNLTAAIFRTEKQNARVQLTPTTYANVGESKVDGFELGLNGNLTDKWAVSAGYTYLDSEAVDNGKKCSGRPTVCTNEDSPYNGNKMPNVAKNSATLWTTYDLTPALTIGAGAVAMDKVYGDLANTKYVPGYVRYDAMARYNVNQNVDLQLNVNNLSDERYFTKAYASHYATEAEGRNAVLSLNFKY, from the coding sequence ATGTCGTTTATCAAATCACGTAAAAAACTCGTTTCATCGGCGATTGCCTCTTCCCTCTCGATTGTAACCGTAAATGCTGTGGCTGATGAAAATGTGGTCAAGCTCGAAACTATTCATCAAGAAGTTAAAGCTGAACAGACACCAAGTTTAAAAGTAGATAATTCCGCAAATAAGAAATTTGTTGCACCTTTACTGGATACACCTAAATCTGTATCAGTCATTTCTAAGCAACTGATTGAAGACACTCAAGTCACTACACTTTCTGATGCTTTACGTACTGTACCTGGTATTACTTTGGGTGCGGGTGAAGGTGGCAACCCGAATGGCGATCGTCCATTTATTCGTGGTTATAACTCTGAAAGCTCAATGTATGTAGATGGAGTTCGTAGCGCGACTTCACAAAACCGTGAAATGTTTGCGGTCGAACAGGTTGAAGTGACCAAAGGCTCTTCTTCTGCAATGGGCGGTGCCGGTACGACTGGCGGTAGCATCAACATGATCTCTAAGGTTGCTAAAGCTGGTGATTCTTTAGAAGGTTCCATTGCACAAGGTACCGATAATTACCAGCGCATCACTTTAGATGGCAACAAAGATTTCGGTAATGGCATTGCAGCGCGTATTGCTATGATGGGTCATCAAAATGAAAAAGCAGGTCAGAAAGACGGCGCTGAATATAAACGTGTAGGTATTGCACCAAGTATCAGTTTTGGCCTGGATACTCCTACTCGTGGGACTTTAAGCTATTACTACTTAAAATCTGATGATACGCCTGATGCTGGTGTTCCATATAATTATGACAAAGATAAAAAAGCGACTGTCGGTAAACCTATCGATGTTAAACAAGGCATCTACTATGGTTTATTAAATCGTGATTTCCAGAAACAAGAAAATCAGATTGGTACACTTAAATTAGAACATGATCTGACTGATGATTTGACTTTGAGTAATACTGCTATTTATAGCAAGTCAAAAAATGATTATCTATGGACGCAGCCTGATGACTCAAAAGGTAACGTACTCAATGATAAAGTATGGCGTCGTATTAACTCACGGATTACAGATACAGAAACCTTTAGCGATCAACTTTCTTTAGCAGGTAAGTTTAATACCGGTGCTCTAAAGCATAGCTTTAATACAGGTGTTGAATACTCTAAACAAGAATCTGATAAAGGTAACTATTCAACCACCTACCCTGGCTACCCTGATAGCACGACAGGTGGATTTAACAGTGATTGTGCAAATAATGATGCATGGTGTACTTCTTTAACCAATCCAAACTCACGTGATCAATGGTTAGGTGCTCGTACAGCCAACAGAGCTACCACGACCACTACCACAGAAACAGCTTCTATTTATTTACTGGATAACATTGAACTCAATCCGCAATGGTTATTGGACTTAGGATTGCGTTGGGATGACTTTGATACCAAGCAAAAAACCAATGCTTCAGGTGAAACCATTTCAAGTGACGCTGATTTCTTCACTTACCAGGCAGGTCTTACTTTTAAACCGCGTGAAAATGGATCTATTTACACAAGCTTCGCTACTTCAGCCAACCCTGTAGGTGTTGACTCAGGTGATGGTTCAGAAGGTATTGCAGAAAATTATAGCAATCTCGATCCTGAAGAAAGCCGCACATTTGAAATTGGTACGAAATGGGATCTATTTAATGACAAATTGAATTTGACTGCTGCAATTTTCCGTACTGAAAAACAGAATGCTCGAGTTCAGTTAACACCGACTACTTATGCTAACGTTGGTGAAAGTAAGGTAGATGGCTTTGAGCTTGGTTTAAACGGTAATCTTACTGATAAATGGGCAGTCTCTGCGGGCTATACATACCTAGACAGTGAAGCTGTTGATAATGGAAAAAAATGTAGCGGTCGACCAACTGTATGTACAAATGAAGATAGTCCATACAATGGAAATAAAATGCCTAACGTTGCGAAAAACTCAGCCACACTTTGGACGACTTATGATCTAACCCCTGCGTTAACAATCGGTGCTGGTGCAGTTGCGATGGACAAAGTGTATGGTGACCTAGCGAATACTAAATATGTTCCAGGTTATGTACGCTATGATGCCATGGCACGTTATAACGTAAATCAAAATGTTGACCTGCAGTTAAATGTAAATAACTTATCTGATGAACGTTATTTCACTAAAGCTTATGCATCTCACTATGCAACTGAAGCAGAAGGCCGTAACGCAGTTCTTTCTCTGAACTTTAAATACTAA
- a CDS encoding Fe2+-dependent dioxygenase, which translates to MMLHIPAVLSKAQVAELRQQLDRSEHWMNGQLSAGSQAQKIKKNLQLDSSSVLYQQISPIILQALKSHHLITSAALPKHILPPLFNCYQDSGTYGNHVDNAIHYSPLLGQAIRTDVSLTLFLSEIDEYEGGELVVEDQYGCHEVKLDAGDVIVYPSTSLHRVEPVTQGKRIAAVTWIQSMIREDAKRSMLFDLDMTIIKLRQQIGDTEEVLQLTHHYHNLIRQWGDL; encoded by the coding sequence ATGATGTTACATATCCCGGCAGTATTAAGCAAAGCACAAGTTGCCGAACTGAGACAACAACTAGATCGTTCAGAACACTGGATGAATGGGCAACTCAGCGCCGGGAGTCAGGCACAGAAAATCAAAAAGAACCTGCAGCTGGATTCTTCTTCTGTCCTGTATCAGCAGATTAGCCCTATCATTTTACAAGCGCTTAAAAGTCATCATTTAATTACCTCTGCTGCCCTACCGAAACATATCCTGCCGCCCCTGTTTAACTGCTATCAGGATTCTGGTACCTATGGCAATCATGTCGATAATGCCATTCATTACTCTCCTCTACTCGGACAGGCCATTCGTACCGATGTGTCACTAACTTTATTCTTATCTGAAATCGATGAATATGAAGGTGGTGAGCTGGTCGTTGAAGACCAGTATGGCTGCCATGAAGTCAAGCTGGATGCGGGTGATGTGATTGTTTATCCATCGACCAGCCTGCATCGGGTTGAACCAGTAACTCAAGGCAAACGTATTGCTGCCGTAACCTGGATTCAAAGTATGATCCGTGAAGATGCTAAACGCAGTATGTTGTTTGATCTGGACATGACCATTATCAAACTACGCCAGCAGATTGGCGATACTGAAGAAGTCCTACAACTGACCCATCATTATCACAACCTGATTCGTCAATGGGGTGATTTATAA
- a CDS encoding catecholate siderophore receptor Fiu gives MAHIKSRKHHYKTSLVALAATLPLITHADNITNEGVIQLPEITVKNKTANEYKVDQLSSAKSSQALVDTPQTVSIINKNLLKEQGATTLVEALRNTPGITLQLGENGNTSAGDAFQMRGFSTQSSTYLDGIRDLGAVSRDVFNLEQVEVVKGPAGAEGGRGTASGYVNLVSKLPHLENSREVSATYNTAEHTRLATDINQAINDSVAVRLNAMGQDGGVEGRDFIQNQGWAVAPSIAFGLDSDTRLYLYSQHIRQRNIPDGGIPTIGMKGFWNADPLIASAPKVDRENYYGHTDDHEDVDADMYTAKIESDWAENLKFTNITRLGNTHMQRTLTGINSLSRNDSTNPQDWTVSRSRQGVDQENKILANQSTVNWNVKTGSVEHDLVAGVELLKEQQHSRTLATQMPGQPSNTTPPANLYHPDRHQNLPDPVYTGAYSDGETQTAAAYLFDTLKFGERFQLNGGVRVDYYDTNYDALGYSTDSTTLAVTETKTDLKAHDTLFSWKLGGLYKPTAYSSVYASYAKSLTPPGSSNFSLSSTGINSSAADPQETHHYEIGTKWDLLEGDLALNAAAYYTENENQFTQDPITRESVQEGKTTVKGIELGAVGKITDAWNISAGVAHMKTEQKDQFSVNSNTGVVTQTNSVRWSPEWTASLWTTYNIAGLKLGLGARYVDEQKRVITDSTAAANMPSIPSYVVFDAMAGYTFNDQTSLNLNVYNLADKEYISTLNNGGGRVILGQPRSAALTLNYKF, from the coding sequence ATGGCGCATATCAAAAGCCGAAAACATCATTACAAGACTTCATTGGTCGCACTTGCTGCAACTTTGCCACTGATCACTCATGCAGATAACATCACCAATGAAGGCGTTATTCAGCTTCCAGAAATTACAGTTAAGAATAAAACTGCAAATGAATATAAAGTAGATCAATTGAGTTCTGCTAAATCTAGCCAAGCTTTAGTAGATACGCCTCAGACTGTTTCGATTATCAACAAAAACTTATTAAAAGAACAAGGTGCAACCACCCTGGTTGAAGCCTTACGTAATACGCCAGGAATTACCCTACAACTCGGTGAGAATGGGAATACCAGTGCTGGCGATGCCTTCCAGATGCGCGGCTTTTCAACTCAAAGCTCCACCTATCTGGATGGCATTCGTGACCTCGGCGCTGTAAGTCGTGATGTGTTTAACCTGGAACAGGTGGAAGTCGTAAAAGGCCCTGCGGGTGCCGAAGGTGGGCGTGGTACGGCGTCTGGTTATGTGAATCTGGTCAGCAAATTGCCTCATTTGGAAAACAGTCGTGAAGTCTCTGCCACCTACAATACGGCTGAACATACGCGTCTTGCCACTGACATTAATCAGGCGATCAATGACAGCGTTGCTGTCCGTTTAAATGCAATGGGTCAAGATGGCGGTGTAGAAGGCCGCGACTTTATCCAGAATCAAGGCTGGGCTGTTGCCCCTTCTATCGCCTTTGGTCTGGATAGTGATACTCGCCTGTATCTTTATTCCCAGCATATCCGCCAACGTAACATTCCGGATGGCGGTATTCCAACGATTGGCATGAAAGGTTTCTGGAATGCTGACCCACTGATTGCCAGTGCACCTAAAGTAGACCGTGAAAATTATTATGGCCATACCGATGACCATGAAGATGTTGATGCTGACATGTATACAGCAAAAATCGAAAGTGACTGGGCTGAAAATCTGAAATTTACCAATATTACCCGTCTGGGTAATACCCATATGCAGCGTACTTTGACGGGGATTAATAGCCTTTCAAGAAATGACTCTACCAATCCTCAAGACTGGACAGTAAGCCGTTCACGCCAGGGTGTCGATCAGGAAAATAAAATTCTGGCTAATCAGAGCACGGTGAACTGGAATGTCAAAACCGGTTCAGTGGAGCATGATCTGGTCGCTGGTGTAGAACTATTAAAAGAGCAGCAACATTCCAGAACACTGGCCACACAAATGCCGGGACAGCCAAGCAACACCACACCACCCGCGAATCTATATCATCCTGACCGTCACCAGAATCTGCCTGATCCTGTGTATACGGGCGCTTATTCGGATGGTGAAACCCAAACGGCGGCTGCTTATCTTTTCGATACGCTCAAGTTTGGCGAACGTTTTCAACTTAATGGTGGCGTCCGTGTCGATTATTACGATACTAATTACGATGCGCTGGGTTACTCAACCGACAGTACGACACTAGCAGTGACTGAAACCAAAACAGATTTAAAAGCCCATGACACTTTATTCAGCTGGAAGCTCGGTGGTTTATATAAGCCAACCGCCTACAGCAGTGTCTATGCATCTTATGCCAAATCCCTGACACCACCGGGTAGCAGTAACTTTAGCCTTTCATCCACAGGAATAAACAGCTCAGCCGCAGACCCTCAAGAAACTCATCATTATGAAATTGGCACCAAATGGGATCTGCTAGAGGGTGATCTGGCTTTAAATGCTGCGGCATACTACACCGAAAATGAAAACCAGTTTACCCAAGATCCAATTACCCGCGAGTCTGTTCAGGAAGGTAAAACTACAGTTAAAGGAATCGAATTGGGTGCTGTCGGTAAAATTACTGATGCCTGGAATATTTCAGCAGGTGTTGCCCATATGAAAACCGAGCAAAAAGACCAGTTCAGTGTCAATTCCAACACGGGCGTAGTGACCCAGACCAATAGTGTACGTTGGTCACCTGAATGGACCGCTTCTTTATGGACGACCTATAACATTGCCGGTTTAAAACTGGGCTTGGGCGCACGTTATGTAGATGAGCAAAAACGTGTGATTACCGATAGTACTGCAGCAGCGAATATGCCAAGTATTCCAAGCTATGTGGTATTTGATGCTATGGCCGGTTATACCTTTAATGACCAAACTTCCTTAAACCTGAATGTTTATAATCTGGCAGATAAAGAGTACATCAGCACGCTGAATAATGGAGGTGGCCGTGTGATCTTAGGCCAACCACGTTCAGCAGCTTTAACCCTGAACTATAAATTTTAA